A region of Synergistaceae bacterium DNA encodes the following proteins:
- the galK gene encoding galactokinase: MNKNESINQSINQSVNHSISEKQVIQAFRSHFGVTPEFLVRTPGRVNLIGEHTDYNGGFVLPMTIDRALWMAVRGRSDGVVRVHSADYGEECSWDLRNELKKDSSPWFEYVKGCAWTLRQKNLSLSGFDGLLTGDVPQGAGLSSSAALEVTTILAFAELGGYDLPKLEVARLGQRAENEWIGMKCGIMDQTICALGQADKALLIDCRSLEHELFDLPESTVVALLDTDTRHSLPTSAYNERREQCETACRILGVPLLRDATQEALDAHKKDMPETVFRRARHIFSENLRVREAAVALRKKEAVVFGQLMNKSHFSLQYDFQISCFELDVISALAREHPACLGARMTGGGFGGSAVALLYAETEDFADYVAERYQKRTGKIPHITLCRATDGGKVRRV; the protein is encoded by the coding sequence ATGAATAAAAATGAAAGCATAAACCAAAGCATAAACCAAAGCGTTAATCATTCGATTAGCGAGAAGCAGGTGATCCAGGCATTTCGCTCCCACTTTGGGGTGACTCCGGAGTTTCTCGTCCGCACACCGGGACGCGTGAATCTCATTGGCGAGCACACTGACTACAACGGCGGGTTCGTGCTCCCCATGACCATCGACCGAGCTCTGTGGATGGCGGTGCGCGGCCGGAGCGACGGTGTAGTGCGCGTCCACTCCGCCGACTACGGTGAGGAATGCAGCTGGGACCTCCGAAATGAACTAAAAAAAGACTCGTCTCCCTGGTTCGAATACGTGAAAGGCTGCGCTTGGACCCTACGCCAAAAAAACCTCTCGCTGTCTGGGTTTGACGGCCTTCTCACAGGCGATGTTCCCCAGGGAGCGGGGCTTTCCTCCTCTGCCGCGCTGGAGGTGACGACTATTCTGGCCTTCGCGGAGCTGGGAGGCTACGACCTGCCGAAGCTGGAGGTAGCGCGACTGGGGCAACGCGCGGAAAACGAGTGGATCGGTATGAAATGTGGCATCATGGACCAGACGATATGCGCCTTGGGCCAGGCTGATAAGGCGCTTTTGATCGACTGCCGTTCTCTGGAACACGAGTTGTTCGATCTACCGGAAAGCACGGTGGTGGCGCTGCTGGACACGGACACCCGACATTCGCTGCCGACGTCCGCTTACAACGAGCGGCGCGAACAATGCGAGACCGCCTGTCGGATCTTGGGAGTACCGCTTCTAAGAGACGCTACCCAGGAGGCGTTAGACGCTCACAAGAAGGACATGCCGGAGACGGTGTTTCGCCGCGCCCGTCACATTTTCTCCGAAAACCTGCGCGTGCGGGAGGCGGCGGTCGCTTTGAGAAAGAAAGAGGCCGTTGTTTTCGGCCAACTCATGAACAAAAGTCATTTCAGCCTTCAATACGATTTTCAGATTTCCTGCTTCGAGCTGGATGTCATCAGCGCCTTAGCTCGGGAACACCCCGCTTGCCTGGGAGCCCGCATGACTGGTGGCGGATTCGGAGGCAGCGCCGTGGCGTTGCTCTACGCCGAAACAGAGGACTTCGCCGACTACGTCGCGGAAAGGTACCAGAAACGAACGGGGAAAATTCCCCACATTACCCTGTGCCGCGCCACGGACGGAGGAAAAGTGAGAAGAGTGTAA
- a CDS encoding UDP-glucose--hexose-1-phosphate uridylyltransferase yields MENSVENPDISAVRYLDQPHRRFNLLTGEWVLVSPHRTQRPWQGKVEYLPPDNRPSYDPACYLCPGNERAGGAKNPSYDHTFVFTNDFAALMPLTNIQAHEAEKTGKKLLRWEPSSGTCRVICFSPRHDLTLPEMEPPDIRRVVNLWAEQYEELSAQYEWVQIFENKGALMGCSNPHPHGQIWAGSFLPNEPAKEEKEQARYFAAHGRQLLADYLEEELKEAPKKERRIVEENDHWVALMPWWAMWPFELLLLPRRTIGSLPELNGPERDALADILKKILTRYDNLFEISFPYSMGWHGQPHSLFPHWRLHAHFYPPLLRSATVRKFLVGYEMLAEAQRDITAEQAAVRLRDCSTVHYKRRGES; encoded by the coding sequence ATGGAAAACTCTGTGGAAAACCCTGACATTTCGGCAGTACGTTATTTGGATCAGCCCCACCGCCGCTTTAATCTTCTGACGGGAGAATGGGTGTTGGTTTCGCCTCACAGAACACAGCGTCCTTGGCAGGGAAAAGTGGAGTACCTTCCCCCTGACAACCGCCCGTCTTATGACCCGGCCTGCTACCTCTGCCCCGGCAACGAGAGAGCTGGAGGAGCGAAAAATCCCTCCTATGATCACACCTTTGTCTTCACCAATGACTTTGCCGCCCTGATGCCGCTAACAAACATTCAAGCTCACGAAGCAGAAAAAACAGGGAAAAAATTATTGAGGTGGGAGCCATCCTCTGGAACCTGTCGGGTTATCTGTTTTTCGCCCCGTCATGACCTGACCTTGCCGGAAATGGAGCCACCCGACATTCGGCGTGTCGTGAACCTCTGGGCAGAGCAATACGAAGAACTCTCCGCCCAATATGAATGGGTGCAGATCTTCGAGAACAAAGGCGCCTTGATGGGGTGTTCCAACCCGCATCCCCATGGGCAGATTTGGGCGGGGTCCTTTTTGCCGAACGAGCCCGCCAAAGAGGAAAAAGAACAGGCACGTTATTTTGCCGCCCACGGGCGTCAACTGCTGGCGGACTATCTGGAAGAGGAGCTGAAGGAAGCCCCGAAGAAAGAGCGACGCATCGTGGAAGAAAACGACCACTGGGTGGCTCTCATGCCCTGGTGGGCAATGTGGCCTTTTGAGCTGCTGCTTCTGCCTCGGCGCACTATTGGGAGTCTGCCGGAACTGAACGGCCCGGAAAGAGACGCCTTAGCAGACATCTTAAAGAAAATCCTGACCCGATACGACAATCTCTTCGAGATTTCCTTTCCTTACTCCATGGGTTGGCACGGTCAGCCTCACAGCCTTTTCCCCCATTGGCGACTTCACGCGCATTTTTACCCGCCGCTCCTACGTTCCGCCACAGTACGCAAGTTCTTGGTGGGGTATGAAATGCTGGCGGAGGCTCAGAGGGACATCACGGCAGAGCAGGCGGCGGTGCGCCTGCGGGATTGTTCGACAGTACACTACAAACGGCGCGGAGAGAGCTGA
- the hydA gene encoding dihydropyrimidinase, which produces MYDLVLKSGTLVTSEDIFEGDLAIRDGKIVAIGQELDAGESRCLDLVEKIVLPGAIDPHVHLSLSVGGTCSCDDFETGTKAAASGGVTTIIDFTVGSRESTMPDDLENRLKTARGSIVDYAFHAEVVGWTPARLDEMREVSEMGVRSFKFFTAYGASGRRTDNGPLLESMQLLAEIDGLAVVHAEDESVIQTLLDQMTDEEKSHMTALGLSRPDVCEASAINSVAWLAQCAGARVHIMHLSSQMGLEELLKARRDGAEITAETCPQYLLLTDEVYKKEDARFFSAAPALRTITDQQALWRALSKKDLAFLTTDHCPFTREQKTWQGRFDHLPYGLSGVELMLPLAYSEGVMKGRFSLSDLAELTSTAAAKLYGLYPQKGSLLPGADADVAVIDPKAEWTVTASELRSNCDFSPYEGLSLRGKVCATLSRGELIYRDGEFTGHPGRGRFLAR; this is translated from the coding sequence ATGTATGACCTTGTTTTGAAGAGTGGAACCTTGGTGACGTCCGAGGACATTTTCGAGGGCGATCTGGCAATTCGTGACGGAAAGATCGTGGCGATAGGACAAGAGTTGGACGCGGGTGAAAGCCGCTGCCTGGACTTGGTAGAAAAAATCGTACTGCCTGGGGCAATCGATCCTCACGTGCACTTGTCGCTCTCCGTGGGAGGAACGTGCTCCTGCGACGATTTCGAAACGGGAACGAAAGCTGCGGCCTCGGGTGGGGTTACCACAATCATCGACTTCACCGTAGGCAGCCGCGAATCGACAATGCCGGACGACCTGGAGAACCGTTTAAAGACCGCGCGGGGTTCTATCGTGGACTATGCTTTTCACGCCGAGGTGGTGGGCTGGACACCCGCGCGTCTGGATGAGATGCGCGAAGTGTCGGAGATGGGGGTGCGCAGTTTCAAATTTTTTACCGCCTATGGGGCATCAGGGCGGCGCACCGATAACGGCCCCTTGCTGGAATCCATGCAACTCTTGGCCGAGATCGACGGGTTGGCCGTGGTTCACGCCGAGGACGAGAGCGTTATTCAGACACTTCTCGACCAAATGACCGACGAAGAAAAATCACACATGACCGCCCTGGGACTCTCCCGCCCCGACGTCTGCGAGGCCAGCGCCATCAACTCCGTCGCCTGGTTGGCCCAGTGCGCCGGCGCGCGCGTTCACATCATGCACCTGAGTTCTCAAATGGGCTTAGAGGAACTTTTGAAAGCTCGGAGAGACGGGGCCGAGATTACGGCGGAAACCTGCCCTCAATATTTGTTGCTGACCGACGAAGTTTACAAGAAAGAGGACGCGCGTTTTTTTTCCGCCGCTCCCGCTTTGCGGACCATCACCGACCAACAAGCTCTGTGGCGCGCCCTTTCCAAAAAAGACCTGGCTTTTCTCACCACCGACCACTGCCCTTTCACGCGGGAGCAAAAAACGTGGCAAGGGCGCTTCGATCATCTGCCCTACGGGCTTTCCGGCGTGGAACTGATGTTGCCTCTGGCCTATTCCGAGGGAGTCATGAAGGGACGGTTTTCCTTGAGCGACCTGGCGGAGTTAACCTCGACGGCGGCTGCGAAGCTCTATGGCCTTTACCCCCAGAAGGGAAGTCTTTTGCCGGGAGCAGACGCCGACGTAGCTGTCATCGACCCGAAGGCCGAGTGGACGGTGACGGCGTCCGAACTCCGCTCCAACTGCGATTTCTCCCCTTACGAGGGATTGTCTTTGCGGGGGAAGGTCTGCGCGACGCTTTCCAGGGGAGAACTGATCTATCGGGACGGAGAATTTACGGGGCATCCGGGGCGAGGCCGATTTCTCGCGCGGTGA